Proteins encoded by one window of Deltaproteobacteria bacterium:
- a CDS encoding ferritin family protein codes for MNIDFSADEVFEMAEQIERNGARFYRRAAEGVLDSGERRMFLELAAMEQNHERVFASMREELSTSDRTAAAFDPQGEGALYLRAMADGHVFDPKADPVDFFKDQHTQRDILKKALDLEKDSIIFYLGIKEVVPERLGKGRIEEIIKEEMRHIVFLNGELTARGPSG; via the coding sequence ATGAATATCGACTTCAGTGCCGATGAGGTCTTCGAGATGGCAGAACAGATCGAGAGAAACGGCGCGCGATTCTATCGCCGCGCGGCCGAGGGAGTCCTTGATTCGGGCGAGCGCCGGATGTTTCTCGAACTGGCCGCCATGGAACAGAATCACGAAAGGGTCTTTGCCTCAATGAGAGAGGAGCTCTCCACCTCGGACAGGACCGCAGCGGCATTCGATCCTCAGGGCGAAGGGGCCTTGTACCTGCGGGCAATGGCAGACGGCCACGTCTTTGATCCAAAAGCAGACCCCGTGGATTTTTTCAAGGATCAACACACCCAGAGAGACATCCTCAAGAAGGCTCTCGATCTTGAAAAGGACTCCATTATCTTCTACCTCGGCATCAAGGAGGTGGTGCCCGAAAGGCTGGGCAAGGGCAGAATCGAGGAAATCATCAAGGAAGAGATGAGACATATCGTCTTTCTCAACGGGGAGTTGACCGCCCGCGGTCCTTCCGGGTGA
- a CDS encoding PAS domain S-box protein, which translates to MKERQLNELSILHGAVENTNEAFITIDQDHKVIFFNRAAERIFGYSRGEVIGHDLDVILGPRCSENHRRAVSRYLETRNPRLIGHETDFVAFRKNGESFPASISFSVAAIDGKLFFTGILRDMTETRQLEERIQRSERLAALGQVVAEISHEIRNPLALIGGFSRQLARTAQDEKTRSKLDIITQEVGRLENLLGELRDLYAPMRLVIEKIDLNELLREISSLAHESCRKKGIRLSLDTEDGPVFVEGDRGRLKQALLNLVKNGMEAMKKGGTLLMRSRVSGDRAELAISDEGPGIPEGAKEKIFNPFFTTKKQGTGLGLSVTKRIIEDHPGYSFTLASQRGRGTTVRITMGISKREGES; encoded by the coding sequence ATGAAGGAGAGACAACTCAACGAACTGAGCATCCTCCACGGTGCGGTCGAAAACACAAACGAGGCCTTTATCACCATCGACCAGGACCATAAGGTCATATTCTTCAACCGGGCCGCCGAGAGGATCTTCGGTTACAGCCGTGGCGAGGTAATCGGGCATGATCTCGACGTGATCCTGGGGCCTCGATGCAGCGAGAACCATCGCCGGGCGGTTTCCCGGTATTTGGAGACGAGAAATCCCAGACTGATCGGCCATGAGACCGATTTCGTCGCCTTCCGAAAAAATGGAGAGTCATTCCCTGCCAGCATCTCTTTTTCCGTGGCTGCCATTGATGGAAAGCTTTTCTTCACGGGAATCCTCAGGGATATGACAGAGACAAGGCAGCTCGAGGAAAGGATTCAGAGATCGGAGCGCCTCGCCGCTCTCGGGCAGGTGGTGGCAGAGATCAGCCATGAGATCAGAAACCCCCTGGCCCTGATCGGAGGGTTCTCACGGCAATTGGCGAGGACGGCTCAAGATGAAAAGACCAGATCCAAGCTCGATATCATCACCCAGGAGGTCGGGCGGCTGGAAAACCTTCTCGGGGAGTTACGGGACCTCTACGCGCCCATGAGGCTGGTGATTGAGAAGATCGACTTGAACGAATTGCTCCGGGAGATCTCCTCCCTTGCCCATGAGAGCTGTAGGAAAAAGGGCATCCGTTTGAGTCTGGATACCGAGGATGGCCCCGTATTCGTGGAAGGAGATCGGGGCAGGCTCAAGCAGGCCTTGCTGAACCTGGTCAAGAACGGCATGGAGGCCATGAAGAAGGGAGGAACTCTCCTCATGCGATCCAGGGTCTCAGGCGACCGTGCAGAACTGGCGATCTCTGATGAAGGGCCCGGAATTCCAGAAGGCGCGAAGGAGAAGATATTCAACCCCTTCTTCACCACCAAGAAACAAGGCACCGGCCTCGGTCTCTCAGTAACAAAAAGGATCATAGAGGACCATCCCGGTTACTCCTTCACGCTGGCAAGCCAGAGGGGCAGGGGAACCACCGTGAGGATAACCATGGGAATTTCCAAGAGGGAAGGAGAGAGCTGA
- a CDS encoding monomethylamine:corrinoid methyltransferase codes for MDFLEVYERALKGPVMAERDFDMKVFIPELNQVVKTYGIRYDKENPVPSDDGAADILFDGAVDFLSRVGVYCQDTNRVIRFTREEILQAVKVAPGRCLAGEGKDAGVFSMRRPDDGKLPWLHVGSGIVATSEEMATNLIEAYGSMAEADSISISALDSIRGIPVSAGSPAELYAAILGIRIGREALRRAGRPGLPIMNLISTAATAVTTIAASGPQFGLRPTDGWLCGAISEMKIDFGAMNKIAYLLNWGANIGAETSPILGGYCGGAPGTAVVSTAYILVGLLVHHGNYQLTFPVHFRYGCSTTRDVLWAVASSCQAASRNIPMPVIWLGYMAAGPMTRMYFYEAAAHLLATVTAGAPSVQTPHPAKAVKTDGITPMEARFGIEMARAASKLRRDQATGLVVRLLEKYETQLDAPPEGSRYQDCFDVKRGKPGQEYVRLYGEVKEELAGMGIPFD; via the coding sequence ATGGATTTTTTGGAGGTATATGAGCGGGCTCTGAAGGGCCCTGTCATGGCGGAGAGGGACTTCGACATGAAGGTCTTCATCCCCGAGCTCAATCAGGTGGTCAAGACCTACGGTATTCGCTACGATAAAGAGAATCCCGTTCCCTCAGACGATGGGGCGGCGGATATCCTCTTTGATGGGGCGGTCGATTTTCTGAGTCGGGTGGGGGTTTACTGCCAGGACACGAACCGGGTGATCCGCTTCACCAGGGAGGAGATCCTCCAGGCGGTCAAGGTGGCCCCGGGCAGGTGCCTTGCCGGTGAGGGCAAGGATGCCGGGGTTTTTTCCATGAGGAGGCCTGATGATGGAAAGCTCCCCTGGCTTCATGTGGGATCAGGCATCGTGGCCACATCCGAGGAGATGGCCACAAACCTCATCGAAGCCTATGGCTCCATGGCAGAGGCAGACTCGATCAGCATCTCGGCTCTGGACAGCATCAGGGGGATTCCCGTATCGGCGGGATCTCCGGCGGAACTCTATGCGGCGATCCTCGGGATCAGGATAGGCCGCGAGGCCTTGAGGCGGGCGGGCCGGCCGGGCCTCCCCATCATGAACCTCATCTCCACTGCCGCAACTGCGGTGACCACCATTGCGGCAAGCGGACCTCAGTTCGGGCTGAGGCCCACAGACGGATGGCTCTGCGGCGCCATCTCGGAGATGAAGATCGACTTCGGGGCCATGAACAAGATAGCCTACCTCCTCAACTGGGGGGCAAACATCGGGGCGGAGACCAGTCCTATCCTCGGAGGATACTGCGGTGGGGCGCCAGGAACGGCAGTGGTAAGTACCGCCTATATCCTGGTCGGGCTCCTGGTGCACCACGGGAACTACCAGCTTACCTTCCCGGTCCACTTCAGGTACGGGTGCTCCACAACCAGAGATGTCCTGTGGGCTGTGGCATCGAGCTGCCAGGCAGCAAGCCGGAACATACCGATGCCCGTAATCTGGCTCGGGTACATGGCCGCAGGTCCAATGACGAGGATGTACTTCTATGAGGCAGCGGCCCACCTGCTTGCCACGGTCACTGCCGGAGCCCCGTCGGTTCAGACACCCCATCCGGCTAAGGCGGTGAAAACCGACGGCATCACGCCCATGGAGGCCAGATTCGGGATCGAGATGGCAAGGGCGGCCTCCAAGCTGAGGCGAGACCAGGCGACTGGCCTCGTGGTGCGCCTGCTCGAGAAGTACGAGACACAGCTGGATGCACCTCCGGAGGGAAGCCGTTATCAGGACTGCTTCGACGTGAAAAGGGGAAAACCGGGCCAAGAGTATGTACGCCTGTACGGCGAGGTGAAAGAGGAACTGGCCGGGATGGGAATCCCCTTTGACTAG
- a CDS encoding aminotransferase class III-fold pyridoxal phosphate-dependent enzyme, protein MSESSLAMDPEAIGEYERTYLFHTWTAQKGFKPFIIAGARGSYFWDDKGKRYLDFASQLINVNAGHQHPKILEAIKKQVDRLCYAMPGAANDQRAMLGKILADIAPGDLSKTFLVTGGAVANENALKMARAFTGRQKVISRYRSYHGGTYGASSITGDPRRIPAEPGVPGSLHVWDPFCYRCFFKMTYPECDLYCAEAIREFIEVEGPETVAAIIVEPITGSNCRIVPPEGYMERLREICDHYGALLIFDEVMTGFGRTGEWFAADHWKVTPDIMTLSKGINSGYLPLGAVMTTTRVADFFEENILYAGLTQFGNPVACAAAIAAIEVYREERLIENSKELGLFLMERLEEIKKNHRSVGDVRGKGLFAAVELVKDPATREPIVPWTVRNYEKKHPITGELLGRLKEVGLYTYMRWNVLMICPPLCITRDELAWGLDRIDEALALADDYMNRS, encoded by the coding sequence ATGAGTGAGTCGTCTTTGGCCATGGACCCCGAGGCCATCGGTGAGTATGAGAGAACGTATCTCTTCCACACCTGGACTGCCCAGAAAGGGTTCAAACCCTTCATAATCGCCGGGGCAAGGGGGAGTTACTTCTGGGATGATAAGGGAAAGAGGTACCTCGACTTCGCATCCCAACTGATCAACGTGAATGCCGGCCACCAACACCCCAAGATCCTCGAGGCCATAAAGAAGCAGGTGGACAGGCTCTGCTACGCCATGCCGGGAGCTGCCAACGATCAAAGGGCCATGCTCGGCAAGATACTGGCAGACATCGCTCCAGGGGACCTCTCCAAGACCTTTCTTGTGACAGGAGGGGCCGTGGCCAATGAGAACGCCTTGAAGATGGCCAGGGCTTTCACAGGGAGGCAGAAGGTGATCTCCAGGTACAGGTCGTATCACGGGGGGACATACGGTGCCAGTTCCATCACGGGAGATCCCAGGAGGATTCCTGCCGAACCCGGCGTCCCGGGATCTCTCCATGTATGGGATCCTTTCTGCTATCGTTGTTTTTTCAAGATGACATACCCGGAGTGTGACCTTTACTGTGCAGAGGCGATCCGTGAGTTCATCGAGGTGGAAGGGCCGGAGACGGTGGCCGCGATCATCGTGGAACCCATTACGGGGAGTAACTGCCGAATCGTACCGCCTGAGGGATACATGGAACGGCTCAGGGAGATCTGCGACCATTACGGAGCACTGCTCATTTTTGACGAGGTGATGACGGGCTTTGGAAGGACCGGGGAGTGGTTCGCCGCCGACCACTGGAAGGTGACTCCCGACATAATGACCCTGTCCAAAGGGATCAACTCGGGTTATCTTCCCCTGGGTGCGGTCATGACAACCACCAGGGTAGCCGACTTTTTCGAGGAGAATATCCTCTATGCCGGCCTCACCCAGTTTGGAAACCCCGTGGCCTGTGCCGCGGCGATTGCAGCTATCGAGGTCTACAGGGAAGAGAGGCTGATCGAGAATTCCAAGGAACTCGGCCTCTTTCTCATGGAGAGACTGGAGGAGATAAAGAAGAACCATCGAAGCGTCGGGGATGTCCGGGGCAAGGGACTCTTTGCGGCCGTAGAGCTTGTGAAGGACCCTGCAACGAGAGAGCCTATCGTCCCCTGGACCGTGCGCAACTACGAAAAGAAGCACCCCATAACAGGCGAACTGCTCGGCAGGCTGAAGGAGGTGGGCCTCTACACTTACATGCGGTGGAATGTCCTCATGATCTGTCCTCCCCTCTGCATTACCAGGGACGAGCTCGCCTGGGGTCTGGACCGAATCGACGAGGCTCTCGCCCTTGCGGACGACTATATGAACAGATCGTGA
- a CDS encoding HAD hydrolase-like protein, whose translation MSKISMVMFDLSGTTVHDDTGVRDCLYKAAQEYDLKTTPEEILLNMGTNKIHLYQFLIARERGKQIDIKDFEKIRDPETYEEAKKVFDRYQEIMIEHYRNEVREVPGASDTFRWCHDHGIRVATDTGFHRAVTEAIMEGLGWVRDGLVDLSVDVEHVPGEIGRPAPFMIFYAMTHLDVQSVHEVIKIGDTPADMLEGRNAGCRGVVGVLSGPRPVTAWGRYWHTHVIPSVKELPELIETEFMG comes from the coding sequence ATGAGTAAGATCAGCATGGTGATGTTTGATCTCTCGGGAACAACCGTCCATGACGACACGGGTGTGAGGGACTGTCTGTACAAGGCGGCCCAGGAATACGATCTCAAGACCACCCCGGAGGAGATTCTCCTGAACATGGGGACCAACAAGATCCATCTCTACCAGTTCCTGATCGCCCGGGAGAGGGGGAAGCAGATCGACATCAAGGATTTTGAGAAGATCAGAGATCCGGAGACTTACGAAGAGGCCAAGAAGGTCTTCGACCGGTATCAGGAGATCATGATCGAACATTATAGAAACGAGGTGAGAGAGGTTCCCGGTGCGTCGGACACTTTCCGGTGGTGCCACGACCACGGCATCAGGGTGGCCACCGATACGGGCTTCCACCGGGCGGTCACCGAAGCGATCATGGAAGGGCTCGGATGGGTCCGGGACGGCCTTGTCGATCTTTCGGTCGACGTGGAACACGTCCCCGGGGAGATCGGACGGCCCGCGCCTTTTATGATCTTCTATGCCATGACTCATCTGGACGTTCAGAGTGTTCATGAGGTGATCAAGATCGGCGATACACCGGCAGACATGTTGGAAGGCCGCAACGCGGGTTGTCGTGGTGTGGTCGGCGTACTGAGCGGCCCCCGGCCCGTGACGGCATGGGGGAGGTACTGGCATACCCATGTGATTCCCAGCGTGAAAGAACTTCCGGAGTTGATCGAAACGGAGTTCATGGGATAG
- a CDS encoding LysR family transcriptional regulator, whose protein sequence is MNFNQLKIFYYVAKHGSLSAAAEALYITQPAVTKQIQNLQEVCGVKLLHRFGKRMVLTDAGNVLYGVAEKIFQLENQAEEVIRDFQQQKRGHIRIDTSESFGAYYLPDIIIPFSKMHPQIRVSAMILPTPQVVERTIRLDNDVGFISYPVGHKKLAVREIMEDRLILIASPTHPFSRREAVEPDDLEGQSFVMHESDSATRNIVDDFLKNHAVSVFMTLELSNNEAIKRAVERGIGLSLISERVARGEIERGTLKAVPLAGVSLMRKFYMIHHREKYLSQPLQVLIETACEWASGHSGLAR, encoded by the coding sequence GTGAACTTCAATCAATTGAAAATCTTCTACTATGTGGCCAAACACGGAAGCCTGAGTGCCGCGGCCGAAGCCCTTTACATAACCCAGCCTGCCGTGACAAAACAGATCCAGAACCTCCAGGAGGTATGCGGCGTCAAGCTTCTCCACCGTTTCGGCAAGAGGATGGTTCTCACCGATGCCGGAAATGTGCTCTACGGCGTGGCCGAAAAGATCTTCCAGTTGGAGAACCAGGCAGAAGAGGTCATCCGTGATTTCCAGCAGCAGAAAAGGGGGCATATCCGAATCGATACGAGTGAAAGCTTCGGCGCCTACTATCTTCCTGACATAATCATTCCTTTCAGCAAGATGCACCCCCAGATAAGAGTGTCGGCCATGATACTGCCGACCCCCCAGGTGGTGGAGAGGACCATTCGCCTCGATAATGACGTGGGGTTCATCTCCTACCCTGTCGGCCACAAGAAGCTGGCAGTCAGGGAGATAATGGAGGACAGACTGATTCTCATTGCCTCTCCCACCCATCCCTTTTCCAGGAGGGAGGCCGTTGAACCCGACGACCTGGAAGGCCAGTCATTTGTAATGCACGAAAGCGATTCCGCCACCAGGAATATCGTAGACGATTTTCTCAAGAATCACGCCGTCTCAGTCTTCATGACCCTGGAACTCTCCAATAACGAGGCGATAAAGAGGGCCGTGGAGCGGGGAATCGGCCTCTCTCTCATCTCAGAGAGAGTGGCCAGAGGCGAGATCGAGCGGGGCACGTTGAAGGCCGTTCCTCTGGCCGGTGTGTCACTGATGCGGAAATTCTATATGATCCACCACAGGGAAAAGTACCTGTCCCAGCCCCTTCAGGTCCTGATCGAGACGGCCTGCGAGTGGGCTTCGGGCCATTCCGGTCTCGCCCGTTAA
- a CDS encoding MoaD/ThiS family protein, protein MRIRVRFFGSFRDLAGEEIHMTVADGLVVADVVRLLQERIEGFADDFDDETLVVLNDRVVLRNRGEMEPKQVKEGDVIGIFPAVSGGAAILTGETGMARSPLAGRLDQDLKGLGQVLFPVVDHIEFPHQ, encoded by the coding sequence ATGAGGATCCGCGTCCGTTTTTTCGGCTCGTTTCGTGATCTGGCAGGGGAGGAGATCCACATGACCGTGGCCGACGGTCTGGTTGTGGCCGACGTGGTACGCCTGCTCCAGGAGAGGATCGAAGGGTTTGCCGACGATTTCGACGATGAGACCCTGGTCGTGTTGAACGACAGGGTGGTCCTTCGCAACAGGGGCGAAATGGAGCCCAAACAAGTCAAGGAAGGGGACGTGATCGGAATATTCCCGGCGGTCAGTGGAGGGGCAGCGATCTTAACGGGCGAGACCGGAATGGCCCGAAGCCCACTCGCAGGCCGTCTCGATCAGGACCTGAAGGGGCTGGGACAGGTACTTTTCCCTGTGGTGGATCATATAGAATTTCCGCATCAGTGA